Proteins co-encoded in one Bremerella sp. TYQ1 genomic window:
- the gcvPB gene encoding aminomethyl-transferring glycine dehydrogenase subunit GcvPB, producing the protein MRNQQATQLLSELSRPGRVAVHWPACDVPEQSVEELIPSNFLAEQAPQLPELTEGEVVRHYTNLSTKNMSVDTHYYPLGSCTMKYNPKRNERLASLPGIVDLHPYQDESTIQGMLQLLFELQGIFSEISGLPACSLQPAAGAHGELTALMVAAKYFKSIGEDNRKIVLAPDSSHGTNPASAQMAGFKAVSIKSDPNGGVDMDDFRKKLTDDIAVLMITNPSTLGLFEKNIREISEAVHEKGGLIYLDGANMNAILGITRPGDFGADMMHYNPHKTFSGPHGGGGPGAGPICVTEKLKPFLPSPMVEKDGEGYKLDFDRPESIGRVRSFFGNVGVLVRAYCYILSHGPQGLKEVSENAVLNANYLLSKVKHFLPVPRGERCMHEFVASASKLKQERGITAMDIGKRLLDYGFHAPTVYFPLTVPEAIMVEPTETESKETLDAFVETLFKITEEDAELLHDAPHSTPISRPNEVQAARSPCLRADFCST; encoded by the coding sequence ATGCGTAACCAACAAGCAACTCAACTACTGTCCGAGCTTTCCCGACCTGGCCGCGTGGCCGTTCATTGGCCGGCCTGTGACGTTCCCGAGCAGTCAGTTGAAGAACTGATTCCGTCGAACTTCCTCGCCGAACAAGCTCCCCAATTGCCAGAGCTGACCGAAGGGGAAGTCGTTCGTCACTACACGAACCTGTCGACGAAGAACATGTCGGTCGACACGCATTATTACCCGCTCGGTTCGTGCACGATGAAGTACAACCCGAAGCGCAACGAACGCTTGGCTTCGCTGCCCGGCATTGTTGACTTGCATCCGTACCAGGACGAATCGACGATCCAAGGGATGCTGCAACTGTTGTTCGAGTTGCAAGGCATCTTCTCCGAAATCTCTGGACTGCCGGCCTGCTCGTTGCAGCCAGCCGCTGGAGCCCATGGAGAACTAACCGCTTTGATGGTCGCTGCGAAGTACTTCAAGAGCATCGGCGAAGATAACCGCAAGATTGTCCTGGCTCCTGACAGCTCGCACGGGACCAACCCTGCCAGTGCTCAGATGGCTGGCTTCAAAGCGGTCAGCATCAAGAGCGATCCCAACGGTGGCGTCGACATGGACGACTTCCGCAAGAAGTTGACCGACGACATCGCCGTGCTGATGATCACCAACCCAAGCACACTTGGTTTGTTCGAGAAGAACATTCGCGAGATCTCTGAGGCAGTGCACGAAAAGGGTGGACTTATCTACTTGGATGGCGCCAACATGAACGCCATTCTGGGCATCACTCGCCCTGGCGATTTCGGTGCCGACATGATGCACTACAACCCTCACAAGACCTTCAGCGGTCCACACGGTGGCGGTGGTCCTGGCGCAGGTCCGATCTGCGTGACCGAAAAGCTGAAGCCTTTCCTGCCATCGCCGATGGTTGAAAAGGATGGCGAAGGCTACAAGCTCGACTTCGATCGACCTGAATCGATCGGTCGCGTACGAAGCTTCTTCGGAAACGTCGGCGTGCTCGTGCGAGCGTACTGCTACATCCTTTCGCACGGCCCACAAGGCTTGAAGGAAGTTTCGGAGAACGCCGTTCTCAACGCGAACTATCTGCTAAGCAAAGTGAAGCACTTCCTGCCGGTTCCGCGTGGCGAACGCTGCATGCACGAGTTCGTCGCTTCAGCTTCCAAGCTAAAGCAGGAACGTGGTATCACCGCCATGGACATCGGCAAACGTTTGCTCGACTACGGTTTCCATGCTCCTACGGTTTACTTCCCGCTGACCGTTCCGGAGGCCATCATGGTCGAACCGACCGAAACGGAAAGCAAGGAAACGCTCGATGCGTTTGTCGAGACGCTCTTCAAGATCACCGAAGAGGATGCGGAACTTTTGCACGATGCCCCGCACTCGACACCGATCAGCCGTCCGAACGAAGTTCAAGCGGCGCGAAGTCCTTGCCTCAGGGCCGATTTCTGCAGCACCTAA
- the ruvX gene encoding Holliday junction resolvase RuvX, which produces MSSQLPSIPDKGRIAAVDYGTVRIGIAITDPDRVLASPLENYNRRSPSKDAQFFRELAELERVVMFVVGLPVHMSGDESQKSHEAREFGKWLYETTNVPVTFYDERFTTSMAKDMLQEAGLTKKRRKARLDMLSAQILLTAFMENPDRALGSISGLEDR; this is translated from the coding sequence ATGAGCAGTCAACTTCCTTCGATCCCAGACAAAGGACGCATTGCGGCCGTCGACTATGGCACGGTCCGCATCGGAATTGCGATTACGGACCCTGATCGCGTTCTGGCAAGTCCGCTGGAAAACTACAACCGCCGCAGCCCTTCCAAAGATGCTCAGTTCTTTCGCGAACTAGCTGAACTGGAACGCGTGGTGATGTTTGTGGTGGGCCTGCCGGTTCACATGAGCGGGGACGAAAGCCAGAAGTCGCACGAAGCTCGCGAGTTCGGCAAGTGGCTTTACGAGACGACGAACGTTCCCGTCACCTTCTACGACGAACGCTTCACCACCAGCATGGCTAAAGACATGCTACAAGAGGCAGGTCTCACCAAGAAGCGTCGCAAAGCTCGGCTCGACATGCTTTCCGCCCAGATCTTACTCACGGCATTCATGGAGAATCCCGACCGTGCGTTGGGCAGTATCTCTGGCCTGGAAGATCGATAA
- a CDS encoding phenylacetate--CoA ligase family protein, whose protein sequence is MERTTPQQRETYRCNSPENLAEYQLDKLNAMLAEILPQNAFYAEKFSDVKLPLTSLEELSKLPFTFKEELIGTHESGDLANNRTYDRDQYVRFHRTSGTRGRPMVVLDTEQDWKWWIDAWQFVLDAADVTSADRCFFAFSFGPFVGFWSAFDAATHRGCLAIPSGGLSTASRLELIQHNQANVVFCTPTYALHMAEVAQQNHIHLDELGVRCLILAGEPGGSIPEIRERIESAWNAKVIDHSGATEVGPWGFSNSQQTGVYVNEAYFLPEFISLDTGTAAGEGELSELIITTLGRNGSPVIRYRTGDLVRPSWNNSSRCNFVLLEGGVLGRTDDMLIIRGVNVFPTSIEQILRGFPEVIEYRLTAVKRGEMDAISVEVEDRKQEPERIAHELQLRLGLKVDVQLVEAGTLPRFEGKGRRFVDSRKG, encoded by the coding sequence ATGGAACGCACCACCCCCCAACAGCGCGAAACGTACCGCTGCAACAGTCCAGAGAACCTGGCCGAGTATCAGCTGGACAAGCTGAACGCGATGCTCGCCGAGATTCTTCCGCAAAATGCGTTTTACGCCGAGAAATTCTCGGACGTGAAACTACCGCTGACTTCGCTCGAAGAGCTAAGCAAGCTTCCCTTTACGTTTAAAGAAGAGCTGATCGGCACGCATGAAAGTGGCGACTTGGCCAACAACCGGACGTACGACCGAGATCAGTACGTCCGCTTCCACCGTACCAGTGGAACGCGGGGCCGCCCGATGGTGGTTCTTGATACCGAACAAGATTGGAAGTGGTGGATCGATGCGTGGCAGTTCGTGCTCGACGCCGCCGACGTGACATCGGCCGACCGCTGCTTCTTCGCTTTCAGCTTTGGGCCGTTTGTTGGCTTCTGGAGTGCGTTCGACGCGGCTACCCATCGCGGCTGCCTGGCCATCCCCAGTGGCGGTCTAAGCACCGCAAGCCGGTTAGAACTGATCCAACACAACCAAGCCAACGTCGTCTTCTGCACGCCGACGTATGCCCTGCACATGGCCGAAGTGGCCCAGCAAAATCATATCCATCTGGATGAATTAGGCGTTCGCTGCTTGATACTCGCTGGCGAGCCAGGAGGCTCGATTCCTGAAATTCGCGAGCGGATTGAATCGGCCTGGAATGCCAAAGTAATCGACCATAGCGGCGCAACGGAAGTTGGCCCGTGGGGCTTCTCCAATTCACAGCAAACTGGCGTTTACGTCAACGAAGCCTACTTCCTGCCCGAGTTCATTTCGCTCGACACAGGAACCGCGGCTGGCGAAGGTGAGCTTTCCGAGCTGATCATCACCACGCTCGGTCGCAATGGCTCTCCCGTGATTCGCTATCGGACCGGCGACCTCGTACGGCCGAGCTGGAATAACTCGAGCCGCTGTAACTTTGTCCTGCTCGAAGGGGGCGTACTCGGCCGGACAGATGACATGTTGATCATTCGCGGCGTGAATGTCTTCCCTACGTCAATCGAGCAGATACTGCGAGGCTTCCCCGAGGTGATCGAGTATCGCCTGACCGCTGTCAAACGGGGCGAGATGGACGCGATATCGGTAGAAGTCGAAGACCGCAAGCAAGAGCCGGAGCGGATCGCTCACGAGCTTCAGCTGCGTCTGGGACTGAAAGTGGACGTGCAACTGGTGGAAGCCGGCACGCTGCCACGGTTTGAAGGGAAAGGACGTCGATTTGTCGACTCGCGAAAAGGTTAA
- the gcvPA gene encoding aminomethyl-transferring glycine dehydrogenase subunit GcvPA, whose protein sequence is MTYLYNTPDDQAAMLKSIGVESIEELFSTIPDDLRLKRDLELPPQMGELELTQHLSALAAKNASPATHACFLGGGSYDHFVPAAVDALASRGEFYTSYTPYQPEVSQGNLQAMFEYQTLICDLTGMDLSNASLYDGGSALAEAVIMALNTGKRGEKVVVLGSVHPEYRQILQTYFSHLGIEIVEIACPEGVADLAKVEETINADTNCVVIQSPNFFGGVEDVAAIAEIAHKNDAVVIQSFDPISLGLLKRPGDLGADIAVAEGHSLGSPMQYGGPYLGIMACSDKFVRRLPGRIVGQTEDRRGKRCWVLTLQTREQHIRREKATSNICTNQGLFALRASIYLALVGPGGLKQAATLCTQKAHYAQSKLTEVERLEPVFGGNPFFKEFVLRDTQGNVEGLLAEAREAGFLGGIPLGQFFPEMDDCFLVCVTEKRTKNEIDALARTFSLCHSGGSAIHA, encoded by the coding sequence ATGACGTATCTTTATAACACTCCGGACGACCAGGCCGCGATGCTGAAGTCGATCGGGGTTGAATCGATTGAAGAGCTGTTCAGCACCATTCCGGATGACCTGCGGCTAAAACGTGATCTGGAACTGCCACCGCAAATGGGCGAGCTGGAACTGACGCAGCATCTTTCCGCTTTGGCGGCCAAGAATGCTTCGCCGGCAACGCATGCCTGTTTCCTGGGTGGCGGTAGCTACGATCACTTCGTGCCTGCGGCGGTGGATGCGTTGGCTTCGCGTGGCGAGTTCTACACTTCTTACACGCCTTACCAACCGGAAGTCTCGCAAGGCAATTTGCAGGCCATGTTTGAGTATCAAACATTGATCTGTGACTTGACGGGAATGGATCTTTCTAATGCCAGCCTGTACGACGGTGGCAGTGCATTGGCCGAAGCGGTCATCATGGCACTGAACACCGGCAAGCGTGGCGAAAAGGTCGTCGTCCTCGGTTCCGTTCACCCTGAATACCGCCAGATCTTGCAGACCTACTTCTCGCACCTCGGCATCGAGATTGTCGAAATCGCGTGCCCGGAAGGGGTGGCTGACCTGGCCAAAGTAGAAGAGACGATCAACGCCGACACGAACTGCGTCGTCATTCAATCGCCAAACTTCTTTGGCGGCGTCGAAGATGTCGCGGCGATTGCGGAGATTGCTCATAAGAACGATGCCGTTGTCATCCAAAGCTTTGATCCCATCAGCCTCGGCTTGCTTAAGCGCCCCGGTGACTTGGGTGCCGACATTGCAGTTGCCGAAGGACATTCGCTCGGCTCGCCGATGCAGTATGGCGGCCCTTACCTCGGCATCATGGCATGCAGCGACAAGTTCGTTCGCCGCTTGCCTGGCCGTATTGTTGGCCAGACTGAAGATCGTCGCGGCAAACGCTGCTGGGTGTTGACGCTGCAAACGCGGGAACAACATATTCGCCGTGAGAAAGCGACCAGCAACATCTGCACAAACCAAGGGTTGTTTGCTCTACGTGCTTCGATCTATTTGGCCTTGGTTGGCCCAGGCGGTCTGAAGCAGGCGGCGACGCTTTGCACGCAGAAGGCTCACTATGCTCAGTCGAAGCTAACTGAAGTCGAACGATTGGAACCTGTCTTCGGCGGCAATCCGTTCTTCAAGGAATTCGTTCTTCGCGACACGCAAGGCAACGTCGAAGGACTGCTGGCCGAAGCACGCGAAGCTGGCTTCCTGGGCGGCATTCCGCTAGGTCAGTTCTTCCCTGAGATGGACGACTGCTTCCTGGTTTGCGTCACCGAAAAGCGTACCAAGAACGAAATCGACGCCCTGGCCCGAACTTTCTCCCTCTGTCATTCCGGGGGCTCTGCAATCCATGCGTAA
- the gcvH gene encoding glycine cleavage system protein GcvH has product MSTDNLLFAKTHEWVKVEESDGAKIATVGISAHAIEALNDLVYLELPEVGKETTAGESFGEIESVKAVSDIYAPVTGEVIEANSALPDNLDSLHEDAYVNGWIAKIKISDDSALSDLMDKAAYDKMCAEEG; this is encoded by the coding sequence ATGTCCACGGACAATTTGCTTTTCGCCAAGACGCACGAATGGGTCAAAGTGGAAGAATCGGACGGCGCAAAGATTGCCACGGTCGGCATCAGCGCTCACGCGATTGAAGCCTTGAATGATTTGGTTTACTTGGAACTGCCGGAAGTGGGCAAAGAAACGACCGCCGGCGAATCGTTCGGTGAAATCGAATCGGTCAAAGCGGTTAGTGATATCTACGCACCCGTGACCGGCGAAGTGATCGAAGCCAATTCGGCATTGCCGGATAACCTCGACTCGCTGCACGAAGATGCCTACGTCAACGGTTGGATTGCGAAGATCAAGATCAGCGACGACTCGGCCCTGTCCGACCTGATGGACAAAGCTGCCTACGACAAGATGTGTGCGGAAGAGGGCTAA
- a CDS encoding DUF971 domain-containing protein codes for MTPQPTALALLPDGRLRIDWSDESSRVYKPRDLRDASPDALTREKKSHASEKPTNELTILSPEELAPITIKGMNPVGHYAYQIVFSDGHDSGIYRYEYLYELGQPYEA; via the coding sequence ATGACTCCGCAGCCCACCGCGTTGGCCCTTCTGCCGGATGGCAGGCTTCGCATCGACTGGAGCGACGAGAGCTCCCGAGTTTACAAGCCACGCGATCTACGCGATGCCAGCCCAGATGCCCTCACGCGTGAAAAGAAGTCGCACGCCTCTGAGAAGCCAACCAACGAGCTCACCATTCTCAGTCCGGAAGAGCTTGCTCCGATTACCATCAAAGGGATGAATCCGGTCGGGCACTATGCCTACCAGATTGTCTTCAGCGATGGGCACGATTCCGGCATCTATCGCTACGAATACCTTTACGAACTCGGGCAGCCGTACGAAGCATAG
- a CDS encoding FHA domain-containing protein — translation MQVMLRVIRGPSAGKEFKLPVDNFVIGRGDGCHLKPKSDMVSRKHCALAVRDSKLFLEDFGSKNGTYVNGERVEGTVELKMGDELHVGPLDFLILIDHTLGAAKRSKVSSVKEAASRVAESSGLGNDVASWLEEADEEERQMRLENPETRQFRVDETRTVSLDELRELEEEEAANAEGKDGKTKTGLLGMFGSKKKTYGKLPEMESNNAKDSQSAANDAIRRLMDNRR, via the coding sequence ATGCAAGTCATGCTACGAGTAATCCGAGGACCAAGTGCCGGCAAGGAGTTCAAACTCCCAGTCGACAACTTTGTCATCGGACGGGGTGATGGATGTCACCTGAAGCCCAAGAGCGACATGGTGAGTCGCAAGCACTGCGCCCTGGCAGTACGTGATTCCAAGCTGTTTCTGGAAGACTTCGGAAGCAAGAATGGAACGTACGTCAACGGCGAACGTGTTGAGGGTACTGTCGAACTGAAGATGGGAGACGAACTCCACGTTGGACCGCTCGACTTCCTGATTCTGATCGATCACACACTGGGTGCCGCGAAACGGTCGAAAGTCAGCAGCGTCAAAGAAGCTGCCAGCCGCGTAGCCGAATCGAGTGGCCTTGGAAACGACGTTGCTAGTTGGCTAGAAGAAGCTGACGAAGAAGAACGTCAGATGCGTCTGGAAAATCCAGAAACGCGTCAGTTCCGCGTCGATGAAACCCGAACGGTCTCCTTGGACGAACTCCGAGAGTTGGAAGAGGAAGAGGCCGCCAACGCCGAAGGCAAAGATGGCAAAACCAAAACGGGTTTGCTAGGCATGTTCGGCTCGAAAAAGAAGACGTACGGCAAGCTGCCGGAAATGGAATCGAATAACGCCAAGGACAGTCAGTCTGCCGCCAACGATGCGATTCGCCGTCTGATGGACAACCGTCGCTAA
- the gcvT gene encoding glycine cleavage system aminomethyltransferase GcvT translates to MTTETLKKTPLYDWHAANGGRMVDFTGWSMPVQYTSIINEHNATRNAVGLFDVSHMARFRFDGSNALEFLDGLVTRKVADLKPGRIRYGLVCKEDGGILDDVLTYHLQDSDGKSYAWMVVNAGNREKIAEWIQARLPEDITFTDHTEQTAMIAVQGPKAMEIAQAIVEGDLSELKYYQGREATILSHSGGLVSRTGYTGEDGVELTVSAENAIATWEALFVAAAEVGGHAVGLGARDTLRLEAAMPLYGHELSEEITPLQAGLGFAMSWDHEFIGKAALEAIDKDSLPVRVGLAMEDKRVPREHYPLYSGDQQVGEVTSGSQSPTLGSPIAMGYVARAFAAEGTQLDVDVRGKRHAAKVVPLPFYKRK, encoded by the coding sequence ATGACGACCGAAACACTGAAGAAGACACCACTCTACGACTGGCACGCCGCGAACGGGGGACGAATGGTCGACTTTACCGGCTGGTCGATGCCGGTTCAGTACACTTCGATCATTAACGAGCATAACGCAACGCGAAACGCAGTCGGTCTCTTCGACGTTTCGCACATGGCCCGCTTCCGCTTCGACGGTTCCAACGCTTTGGAATTTCTCGATGGCCTGGTCACTCGCAAAGTGGCTGATCTGAAGCCAGGCCGCATTCGCTATGGTTTGGTCTGCAAGGAAGATGGCGGCATCCTGGATGACGTGCTGACGTATCACCTGCAAGACAGCGATGGCAAGTCTTACGCGTGGATGGTGGTCAACGCTGGCAATCGCGAAAAGATCGCCGAGTGGATTCAAGCTCGCCTTCCAGAAGACATCACGTTCACCGATCACACCGAGCAAACGGCCATGATTGCCGTGCAAGGTCCCAAAGCCATGGAGATCGCCCAGGCAATCGTCGAAGGGGATCTGTCTGAGCTGAAATATTACCAAGGCCGCGAAGCTACCATTCTTAGCCACTCCGGTGGTCTCGTCAGCCGAACAGGATATACCGGAGAAGATGGCGTTGAACTGACCGTGTCTGCCGAAAACGCGATTGCCACTTGGGAAGCATTGTTTGTCGCCGCCGCAGAAGTGGGCGGACATGCCGTTGGCCTCGGGGCTCGCGACACGCTTCGCTTAGAAGCGGCAATGCCTCTTTACGGTCACGAGCTTTCCGAAGAAATCACACCACTGCAAGCCGGACTGGGCTTTGCGATGTCGTGGGACCATGAGTTCATCGGCAAAGCCGCGCTCGAAGCAATCGACAAGGATTCGTTGCCGGTGCGTGTCGGACTGGCCATGGAAGACAAACGTGTTCCGCGCGAACATTACCCGCTTTACTCAGGCGACCAACAAGTCGGCGAAGTGACCAGTGGTTCGCAGTCGCCAACACTCGGCTCGCCGATCGCCATGGGTTACGTGGCTCGAGCGTTTGCCGCCGAAGGCACCCAACTGGATGTCGACGTGCGAGGAAAACGCCACGCCGCTAAAGTGGTGCCGCTGCCGTTTTACAAACGCAAGTAA
- a CDS encoding MFS transporter: MSEAEATPEAPQSGRAARGIVFLTVFIDLLGFGMVLPLLPIYADQFVVDEAGWQIGLLMASFSAMQFLFAPVWGRLSDRIGRRPVLMIGLLGSVIFYTLFGIGTMMQSLTVLFISRIGAGIAGATISTAQAYIADTTSLSERPKGMALIGMAFGLGFTFGPLFGYLAVPSGEGDPGPAPGFAAAGLSLVALALAYFKLPESRSSDSPSAAKHNFSATGLRDALSIPSIGLLLVALFVVVFSFANFETTLSMLLKGFTGLEGEEQPFQFSFGEVCLTYAYIGFTLAVVQGGIVRRVAGKVSEAVLASTGCVLMAVGMLLILKATQDQSTGLLMGALAVVVSGFGFMMPSLNSFISRRSDPEKQGGILGIGQSVNSLARIIGSALGIPLLKLNILAPFAFSAAVMGLGLLLVIFASRGGKDFQES, translated from the coding sequence ATGTCAGAAGCCGAAGCCACACCGGAAGCTCCCCAGTCAGGCCGCGCGGCTCGAGGAATTGTCTTCCTGACGGTCTTTATCGACTTGTTGGGCTTCGGGATGGTGCTGCCGCTGCTGCCGATTTATGCCGATCAATTCGTCGTCGATGAAGCGGGCTGGCAGATCGGCCTGTTGATGGCGAGCTTCTCCGCGATGCAGTTTCTTTTTGCGCCAGTTTGGGGAAGACTCTCCGATCGTATCGGCCGCCGCCCGGTGTTGATGATTGGATTGTTGGGTAGTGTGATTTTCTACACGCTATTTGGCATCGGTACGATGATGCAGTCGCTAACGGTTTTGTTCATCTCGCGGATCGGGGCTGGGATCGCCGGGGCGACCATTTCGACCGCGCAGGCTTACATTGCCGATACCACTTCGCTGTCGGAGCGACCGAAGGGAATGGCATTGATCGGGATGGCGTTCGGGCTTGGCTTCACGTTTGGGCCACTGTTTGGTTACCTGGCGGTGCCGAGCGGAGAAGGGGACCCAGGTCCGGCACCAGGTTTTGCAGCGGCGGGGCTTTCGCTGGTCGCACTCGCGCTGGCCTATTTCAAGCTGCCCGAGAGCCGTTCGTCCGACAGTCCTTCCGCGGCCAAGCACAATTTCTCGGCGACCGGGCTACGTGATGCGTTGTCGATTCCTTCCATCGGGCTTTTGCTGGTGGCTTTGTTTGTCGTGGTGTTTTCGTTTGCGAATTTCGAGACGACGCTTTCGATGCTGCTAAAGGGCTTCACCGGTTTGGAAGGGGAAGAGCAGCCGTTTCAGTTCTCTTTCGGCGAAGTTTGTTTGACGTATGCCTATATCGGATTCACGTTGGCCGTGGTGCAGGGGGGAATCGTCCGCCGCGTCGCCGGGAAGGTCAGCGAAGCAGTCCTGGCTTCGACCGGCTGTGTGTTGATGGCAGTTGGCATGCTGTTGATCTTGAAAGCGACACAAGATCAATCGACCGGGCTGTTGATGGGAGCCTTGGCGGTCGTTGTCTCTGGCTTCGGCTTCATGATGCCGTCCCTGAACTCGTTCATCTCGCGTCGGAGCGATCCGGAAAAGCAGGGGGGCATCCTTGGCATCGGGCAAAGCGTCAACTCGCTGGCCCGCATTATCGGATCGGCGCTGGGAATCCCGCTGTTGAAGCTGAACATCCTGGCCCCGTTCGCGTTTTCTGCCGCAGTGATGGGACTAGGACTGCTGCTGGTGATCTTCGCCTCAAGAGGTGGGAAAGACTTTCAAGAGTCGTAG
- a CDS encoding DUF1559 domain-containing protein has translation MHTNRPVLRARSGFTLVELLVVIAIIGVLIALLLPAVQQAREAARRGQCLNHLKQLALAMHNFHDTNNTFPKNVYGPNPGTTWDGWHLFSANYKLLPFIEQENLYNQFDLDGTWSANRDGPMNVELAAFKCPSSPPAPTPDFSWGGPGSNYGWCSGSSPYTAHACNRSQCNGMMTTKEETKMADVTDGLSNSVFCSEFLSGDGIADTPRYPFDILYTGSDAPFNSIANKDFPTQAEIEGIGQQAESSPSGERSNNGTLWAWYSHGQSILNTSTPPNWKYASVGGNCCPGGAHDWGRGFIGARSMHPGGVNAAMGDGSVRFVAETVELLTWQRMGNARDGQPTTLP, from the coding sequence ATGCACACCAATCGGCCGGTCCTGCGCGCACGCTCTGGTTTTACCCTGGTAGAACTACTCGTCGTCATCGCCATCATCGGTGTTCTCATTGCCCTTCTGCTTCCTGCCGTTCAACAAGCGAGAGAGGCAGCCCGCCGTGGTCAATGCTTGAATCACCTGAAACAGCTCGCACTGGCGATGCATAACTTTCATGACACGAACAACACGTTTCCCAAAAACGTTTATGGCCCCAACCCAGGCACAACCTGGGATGGTTGGCATCTGTTCAGCGCCAACTACAAATTGCTGCCGTTCATCGAACAAGAGAATCTGTACAACCAGTTCGACTTGGACGGCACCTGGAGCGCAAACCGTGATGGGCCGATGAACGTTGAGCTCGCCGCATTCAAGTGCCCTTCTTCTCCACCAGCACCAACACCTGACTTCAGCTGGGGTGGCCCTGGCTCGAATTACGGCTGGTGTTCGGGAAGCTCGCCGTACACAGCACATGCGTGTAATCGATCGCAATGCAACGGCATGATGACGACCAAAGAAGAGACGAAGATGGCCGATGTTACGGACGGACTATCCAACTCGGTGTTCTGTTCAGAGTTTCTTTCCGGTGACGGTATTGCCGACACGCCTCGTTACCCGTTCGACATCCTGTACACAGGATCGGACGCACCGTTCAACAGCATTGCCAACAAAGACTTTCCTACCCAGGCAGAAATCGAAGGCATTGGCCAACAAGCCGAAAGCAGTCCTTCTGGCGAACGTAGCAACAACGGAACGTTATGGGCTTGGTACTCTCATGGACAATCGATTCTGAACACATCCACGCCTCCGAACTGGAAGTATGCTTCGGTCGGTGGAAACTGCTGTCCTGGCGGTGCTCACGACTGGGGACGCGGTTTCATCGGGGCTCGTAGTATGCACCCCGGCGGTGTTAATGCTGCCATGGGTGATGGGTCTGTCCGATTCGTTGCCGAGACGGTCGAACTTCTCACTTGGCAACGCATGGGCAACGCTCGAGATGGTCAACCAACGACTCTTCCGTAA
- a CDS encoding RNA polymerase sigma factor, whose product MTNFSLLVDQCMEGNQSAVSEFVRRFRNQVYLLCYRMVGEHHEAEDMAQETFLRVFRNLHRWDRNRPIEPWIMTIAGNRCRTHLAQRNRRPIACESQDHVEDHRGTDHRGELLAEEVQLALSHVREEYRMAFLLFHDHQMSYGEIAEQMECPLGTVKTWVHRARRELVQRLANRGVTQDYRAHQLAKSAE is encoded by the coding sequence TTGACGAATTTCAGCCTGCTAGTCGACCAATGCATGGAAGGGAACCAGAGCGCAGTCTCTGAGTTCGTGCGTCGATTTCGAAATCAGGTCTATCTTTTATGCTATCGCATGGTGGGAGAGCACCACGAAGCCGAAGATATGGCTCAAGAGACATTCCTGCGCGTGTTCCGAAATCTGCACCGCTGGGATCGAAATCGTCCGATCGAACCCTGGATTATGACCATCGCCGGTAACCGCTGCCGGACTCACTTGGCTCAGCGCAATCGTCGCCCGATCGCGTGCGAGTCGCAGGATCATGTCGAAGACCATCGCGGCACCGACCACCGCGGGGAACTTCTCGCAGAAGAAGTTCAGCTGGCTCTATCGCATGTCCGAGAAGAATACCGAATGGCGTTCCTTTTGTTCCACGATCACCAAATGAGTTACGGTGAGATTGCGGAACAAATGGAGTGCCCTTTGGGAACGGTTAAAACCTGGGTTCATCGTGCCCGACGCGAACTGGTTCAACGCTTGGCGAATCGTGGTGTCACGCAAGATTACCGAGCCCATCAACTTGCCAAGTCGGCAGAGTAA